Proteins from one Phyllobacterium zundukense genomic window:
- a CDS encoding DUF1003 domain-containing protein produces MTNVEEVKQGLWDAERKLLHHLRAIRRRDRNIKPADIENQLTRGQKIADRVAATMGSWSFIIIQTTILFFWIVLNVTAYVREWDPYPFILLNLALSFQAAYAAPFIMMSQNRQQDIDRKEAENDYRINIKAELEIELLHEKIELLHQKIDQMREKEVVTLAEAVEELATQKQPPDEADDSSK; encoded by the coding sequence ATGACCAATGTCGAAGAAGTGAAACAAGGTCTGTGGGATGCCGAGCGAAAATTGCTTCACCATTTAAGGGCAATTCGCCGGCGGGATCGCAACATCAAACCTGCCGACATCGAAAATCAGCTCACCCGCGGACAAAAGATCGCCGACAGAGTTGCCGCAACGATGGGATCCTGGTCATTCATCATCATCCAGACGACAATCCTGTTTTTCTGGATAGTACTCAATGTCACCGCCTACGTGCGGGAATGGGATCCCTATCCTTTCATTCTTCTCAATCTGGCTCTGTCATTCCAGGCAGCCTATGCCGCGCCGTTCATCATGATGAGCCAGAACCGTCAGCAGGATATCGATCGGAAGGAAGCGGAGAACGACTACCGCATCAACATCAAGGCAGAGCTCGAAATCGAACTGTTGCATGAGAAGATCGAACTTCTTCACCAGAAGATCGACCAGATGCGGGAAAAGGAAGTGGTGACTCTCGCGGAGGCAGTCGAGGAACTGGCAACCCAGAAGCAACCGCCTGACGAGGCCGATGATAGCTCCAAATAA
- a CDS encoding GatB/YqeY domain-containing protein has protein sequence MMRDTIAAALTTAIKAQDKRRVPTLRLIMSAIKDRDILNRGSGKEPATNEEISSILAKMIKQREESAKLYEEGNRSELAGQERAEIEIIRDFMPKQLSEAEIRHAAKQVIDEIGASGLRDMGRSMNVLKERYAGQMDFSKASSIVKEILQ, from the coding sequence ATTATGCGCGATACCATCGCAGCGGCACTGACCACAGCCATTAAAGCACAAGACAAGCGCCGCGTGCCGACGCTGCGCCTGATCATGTCCGCAATCAAGGATCGCGATATTCTCAACCGGGGTTCGGGCAAGGAACCCGCAACGAATGAGGAAATAAGCTCCATTCTCGCCAAGATGATCAAGCAGCGCGAAGAGTCGGCAAAGCTTTATGAAGAGGGCAATCGTTCGGAACTCGCCGGGCAGGAGCGGGCGGAGATCGAGATCATTCGTGATTTCATGCCGAAGCAGTTGAGCGAAGCGGAGATCCGCCATGCCGCCAAGCAGGTAATCGATGAGATTGGTGCAAGCGGCCTGCGTGACATGGGCAGGAGCATGAATGTGCTGAAAGAAAGATACGCTGGCCAGATGGATTTCAGCAAAGCCAGCAGCATCGTGAAAGAGATTCTGCAATAG
- a CDS encoding TCR/Tet family MFS transporter: MIDPILAKRGLTLVFMILLLDIIGIGIIVPVLPEYLEELTGTDVGNAAIYGGWLLFAYAGMQFVFAPLIGNLSDRFGRRPILLTSVITFALDNLICALAPNFAILLIGRILSGISGGSYSTASAYIADVSTDENRAKNFGLLGIAFGIGFILGPIIGGFLGEFGPRIPFYGAALISFLNFVAAYFLLPETLAAKDRRKFEWKRSNPLGALKQMRNHTGILWLGLVFFMLTLGHMSYPAVWAYVGSYRYGWSESDIGISLGIYGLCAAIVMGLVLPRIVSRFGEWRTAVIGLAFAALGFFGYASAWQGWLVYVVIVATCLEGVADPAMRSIASAKVPASEQGELQGAMTSLFSITNIIGPLIFTQIFAIYTAPGASITFSGAPYVLGGIFVLIGLIVFVLRVEKPSLAKDEVLVPGALAQNEAG, encoded by the coding sequence ATGATTGACCCTATCCTGGCCAAACGCGGCCTGACGCTCGTCTTCATGATCCTGCTGCTGGACATCATCGGCATCGGCATCATCGTGCCAGTCTTGCCGGAGTATCTTGAGGAATTGACCGGCACGGATGTGGGGAATGCAGCAATCTACGGCGGGTGGCTGCTTTTCGCCTATGCCGGCATGCAGTTTGTTTTTGCGCCGCTGATCGGGAATCTCAGCGATCGCTTCGGCCGCCGGCCAATATTGCTGACGTCGGTTATCACCTTTGCCTTGGACAATCTGATCTGTGCGCTTGCGCCAAACTTCGCCATCCTGCTGATTGGCCGAATCCTTTCAGGTATCAGCGGCGGCAGTTACTCCACGGCCTCCGCTTATATCGCCGATGTCAGCACGGACGAAAACCGCGCCAAGAATTTCGGCCTGCTTGGCATTGCATTTGGTATCGGTTTTATTCTTGGACCCATCATTGGCGGCTTCCTCGGCGAGTTTGGCCCACGCATACCGTTTTACGGGGCGGCGCTGATCTCGTTTCTGAATTTCGTCGCGGCTTATTTCCTTCTGCCCGAAACGCTTGCCGCGAAGGATCGCCGGAAATTCGAATGGAAGCGTTCCAATCCGCTTGGCGCTCTAAAACAGATGCGCAATCACACGGGCATTCTGTGGCTCGGGCTCGTGTTCTTTATGCTGACGCTCGGACACATGTCGTATCCCGCAGTATGGGCCTATGTCGGCAGCTACCGCTACGGCTGGAGCGAAAGCGATATCGGCATATCACTTGGCATCTACGGCCTGTGTGCGGCAATTGTAATGGGGCTTGTTTTGCCTCGCATCGTGTCGAGATTTGGCGAATGGCGCACGGCCGTCATCGGCCTTGCCTTTGCGGCGCTCGGTTTCTTCGGTTATGCCAGCGCCTGGCAGGGCTGGCTGGTCTATGTGGTGATCGTTGCGACCTGCCTTGAAGGGGTCGCTGATCCAGCCATGCGCAGTATCGCCTCCGCAAAAGTGCCTGCATCGGAGCAGGGCGAGTTGCAGGGGGCGATGACCAGCCTGTTCAGCATCACCAATATTATCGGGCCGCTGATCTTCACGCAGATATTCGCGATCTACACCGCGCCGGGCGCATCCATCACCTTTAGCGGCGCTCCCTATGTGCTTGGCGGGATTTTCGTGCTGATCGGCCTGATCGTTTTTGTACTGCGCGTCGAAAAGCCATCGCTGGCCAAAGACGAGGTTCTCGTTCCAGGTGCGTTGGCCCAGAACGAGGCTGGTTAA
- the carA gene encoding glutamine-hydrolyzing carbamoyl-phosphate synthase small subunit — protein sequence MTTNTTTDAGTSSKTAGWTEFKPTALLVLADGTVIEGKGLGATGICEAEVCFNTALTGYEEILTDPSYAGQIVTFTFPHIGNVGTNKEDIEDLTPANRAGAVGAIFKADITAPSSYRAADHLDHWLKARGVIALAGVDTRALTVLIREKGMPNAVIAHDPDGKFDIPALKKRAAAWHGLLDLDLAKDVTSGQSSVWTEKPWVWNEGFDEQTAPEFHVVAIDYGIKRNILRLIAGLGAKVTILPASATAEDVLAHKPDGIFLSNGPGDPAATGKYAVPAIKELIKTDIPVFGICLGHQMLALALGGDTKKMHQGHHGANHPVRDDTTGKVEIVSMNHGFAVDAQSFPDGVEETHISLFDGSNCGLRVVGRPVFSVQHHPEASPGPQDSHYLFRRFFNLIRESKGMQTLPERDHAA from the coding sequence ATGACCACCAACACAACGACAGACGCCGGTACATCCTCAAAGACCGCGGGCTGGACCGAATTCAAGCCGACGGCATTGCTGGTTCTGGCCGATGGCACCGTCATCGAAGGCAAGGGCCTTGGCGCGACCGGCATCTGCGAAGCGGAAGTCTGCTTCAACACCGCGCTTACCGGTTATGAGGAAATTCTAACCGATCCGTCCTATGCCGGCCAGATCGTCACCTTCACCTTCCCGCATATAGGCAATGTCGGCACCAACAAGGAAGACATCGAGGACCTGACCCCGGCCAATCGCGCGGGTGCGGTTGGCGCAATCTTCAAGGCCGACATTACGGCACCCTCGAGCTATCGCGCTGCCGACCACCTGGATCATTGGTTGAAAGCCCGCGGCGTTATTGCTCTGGCTGGCGTCGACACCCGTGCCCTGACGGTTCTCATCCGCGAGAAGGGTATGCCGAACGCGGTGATTGCCCATGATCCGGACGGGAAATTTGATATTCCAGCGCTGAAAAAGCGCGCCGCAGCGTGGCATGGCCTGCTTGATCTCGACCTCGCCAAAGACGTTACCTCGGGGCAAAGTTCCGTTTGGACCGAGAAGCCATGGGTATGGAATGAAGGCTTTGACGAGCAGACAGCGCCTGAATTCCACGTCGTCGCCATCGACTACGGCATCAAGCGCAATATCCTCCGGCTCATCGCCGGTCTCGGTGCCAAAGTCACTATTCTCCCGGCTTCAGCCACCGCAGAAGACGTTCTGGCCCATAAACCCGATGGCATTTTCCTCTCCAATGGACCAGGTGATCCGGCGGCGACCGGCAAATACGCCGTTCCTGCCATCAAGGAGCTTATCAAGACCGACATTCCGGTCTTCGGCATCTGCCTCGGTCACCAGATGCTGGCGCTCGCACTTGGCGGCGATACCAAGAAGATGCACCAAGGCCATCATGGCGCCAACCATCCGGTGCGAGACGACACAACGGGCAAGGTCGAGATCGTTTCTATGAACCATGGCTTTGCCGTCGATGCGCAATCCTTTCCGGATGGTGTCGAGGAAACCCATATCTCGCTGTTCGACGGCAGCAATTGCGGCCTGCGTGTTGTTGGGCGTCCGGTCTTTTCAGTGCAGCATCACCCCGAAGCGTCGCCCGGTCCGCAAGACTCGCATTATCTGTTCCGCAGGTTCTTCAACCTGATCCGGGAGAGCAAGGGCATGCAGACACTGCCGGAACGGGACCACGCCGCCTGA
- a CDS encoding efflux RND transporter periplasmic adaptor subunit codes for MNRKFLLSSIAFLVAAGAAGIVFVVEPSGKAAEAADPRMAAPFVKVVKAKAPETFERTFTGTIAARVQSNLGFRVPGKIVQRYVDVGEKVKGSQPLMRIDETDLRLALAAKRNAAAAARAVFTQAQADERRYAALVKNGLAASPQRYEQAKTALDTAAAQLAAAEADASVSENEATYSLLVADSDGTVVEALGEPGQVVAAGQTVIRLAKAGPREALVWLPESLRLELGEVAHASVYGNEAEEDKARLRQISDAADPQTRTYEARWVLEGAAASAPLGATVTIRVSNKSSQAHAVVPVGAVLDDGSRTGVWVFDEKPSIVHFRQIKVEHIGEENAVVSGLETGEPVVALGAHLLVDGASVRTKAEQTRVAN; via the coding sequence ATGAACCGCAAATTTCTTCTCTCATCGATAGCGTTTCTGGTGGCGGCCGGCGCTGCGGGAATTGTGTTCGTCGTCGAACCATCTGGAAAGGCAGCGGAAGCCGCGGATCCCCGCATGGCGGCCCCATTCGTCAAAGTGGTGAAAGCAAAGGCGCCCGAGACGTTCGAGCGAACCTTCACAGGAACCATCGCCGCCCGGGTGCAGAGCAATCTTGGGTTTCGTGTGCCTGGCAAGATCGTTCAGCGTTACGTGGACGTCGGCGAAAAGGTCAAAGGCAGCCAGCCTCTAATGCGCATCGATGAAACTGATTTGCGTCTTGCGCTTGCGGCGAAACGCAATGCAGCTGCCGCTGCCCGTGCGGTATTCACACAAGCGCAAGCAGACGAGCGAAGATACGCCGCCCTCGTTAAAAATGGCCTGGCTGCATCTCCCCAACGTTATGAGCAAGCCAAGACAGCTCTCGACACTGCCGCCGCGCAGCTTGCTGCGGCGGAAGCCGATGCAAGCGTCTCGGAGAATGAGGCAACCTATTCGCTTCTGGTCGCTGACTCCGATGGAACCGTGGTTGAGGCGCTCGGGGAGCCCGGACAAGTCGTAGCGGCAGGCCAAACTGTCATCAGGCTTGCCAAGGCGGGGCCGCGGGAAGCACTCGTCTGGCTTCCTGAATCGCTTCGGCTGGAACTCGGGGAAGTGGCACATGCAAGTGTCTACGGAAACGAAGCGGAGGAAGATAAGGCCCGGCTTCGCCAGATATCGGACGCTGCGGACCCTCAGACTCGCACCTATGAGGCTCGGTGGGTTCTGGAGGGCGCAGCAGCATCGGCTCCGCTAGGTGCAACAGTGACAATAAGAGTTTCCAACAAAAGCAGCCAAGCGCATGCAGTGGTGCCTGTCGGCGCTGTCTTGGATGATGGCAGTCGAACCGGGGTATGGGTATTCGACGAGAAGCCCTCGATCGTCCACTTCAGGCAGATAAAGGTCGAACATATCGGCGAGGAGAACGCAGTTGTCTCCGGCCTCGAGACAGGCGAGCCGGTCGTCGCTCTTGGGGCCCATTTGCTGGTGGACGGGGCAAGCGTCCGAACCAAAGCAGAACAAACCAGAGTGGCGAACTAA
- a CDS encoding TetR/AcrR family transcriptional regulator, whose product MRVSRAQAEENREGVINAASRLFREHGFDGIGLKDLMKGAGLTQGGFYKQFESKADLAAQASRRAMEHATRRWSSAATGNPDPLEAVVSFYLSMGHRQERSDGCPLAALGSDAARQSEEVRAPFQDGIEAHLKILDEMMPKSESSKPCHKAMAVLSLMVGAVVVSRIMTDEDMSQHVLEAAADEVRRIALSSRGP is encoded by the coding sequence ATGCGAGTCAGCCGTGCACAGGCCGAAGAAAATCGCGAAGGGGTGATAAACGCCGCAAGTCGGCTCTTCCGGGAGCACGGCTTTGACGGCATTGGACTGAAGGATTTGATGAAGGGCGCCGGCCTTACTCAGGGCGGGTTCTATAAGCAGTTCGAATCCAAAGCCGATCTTGCCGCACAGGCTTCAAGACGTGCGATGGAACACGCAACCCGCAGATGGTCGTCAGCAGCTACCGGCAATCCTGATCCACTTGAAGCAGTTGTTTCGTTCTATTTGTCCATGGGCCATCGCCAGGAGAGGAGCGACGGGTGCCCTCTGGCGGCACTTGGTTCTGATGCCGCGCGGCAGAGCGAAGAGGTACGGGCTCCGTTTCAAGACGGCATCGAAGCTCATCTGAAGATCCTGGATGAGATGATGCCGAAATCGGAGAGCTCCAAACCTTGTCATAAAGCGATGGCCGTACTGTCCCTCATGGTTGGGGCCGTGGTGGTCTCTCGTATCATGACAGATGAAGATATGTCGCAGCACGTTCTCGAAGCAGCGGCTGACGAGGTCAGGCGTATTGCGCTTTCGTCCCGAGGGCCATGA
- a CDS encoding efflux RND transporter permease subunit: protein MNLNLSALAVRERAVTLFFILLLAAAGVYAFVKLGRAEDPSFTIKTLTVTAAWPGATAHEMQDLVAEPLEKRIQELTYYDRVETTTRPGYAFLTVTLKDSMPPNAVDEEFYQARKKLGDEARKLPQGVYGPFVNDEYSDVSFALYALKAKGLPMRELVRQAELIRQDLLHVPGIKKINILGERPEQIFVEFSYSKLATLGISPQDISAALQRQNTVTPAGSIDTRGPQVFMRFDGAYVGIQAIADTPIVAAGRTLKLSDFAEVRRGYEDPATYIIRHEGEPAIMLGAVMQQGWNGLELGKALEEKSAAIAQTLPLGITLAKVSDQAVNIEAAVGEFMMKFAMALGVVLLVSLISLGWRVGIVVALAVPLTLAVVFLIMLETGRFFDRITLGALILALGLLVDDAIIAIEVMVVKMEEGMDRIKAAAYAWSHTAAPMLSGTLVTIIGLMPVGFARSTAGEYAGNIFWVVGFALVVSWVVAVIFTPYLGVKMLPEIKAVQGGHHAIYNTPNYRRLRSLIELAVRHKFMTCGVVGIAMAVSVVGMGALKQQFFPTSDRPEVLVEVRMPEGTSIEATTGAVAKVESWLQNQPEAKIVTSYVGQGAPRFFFAMAPELPDPAFAKIVVLTPDSPAREALKHRLRAAVSDGLVPEASVRITQLVFGPYTPFPVEFRIMGPDPDQLYDISEKALDIMKGVPDVRQANRDWGNRTPVLRFVPDQDRLNLIGLSPAEAAQQMQLLLTGIPITQVREDIRNVPVVARSAGENRLDPSRLADFSLTSRDGRQIPLDQIGHSEIQFEEPILKRRDRTPVITVRSDINETAQPPEVSQQVLKALQPLIASLPVGYRIEMGGNIEESLKANLALVQIFPAMIAAMLIVIILQVRSLSTMTMVMMTAPLGLAGVVPVLLLFNQPFGFNAILGLIGLAGILMRNTLILTEQIKENRAAGLDDYHAVIEATVQRTRPVILTALAAVLAFIPLTHSVFWGSMAYTLIGGTAVGTVMILLFLPALYATWFRINPGENDADRNSLKEVHVQTAMAAE from the coding sequence ATGAACCTCAACCTTTCAGCGCTGGCAGTTCGTGAGCGGGCCGTCACCTTGTTTTTCATCCTGCTCTTGGCCGCTGCGGGTGTCTATGCCTTCGTCAAGCTCGGCCGAGCAGAGGATCCCTCCTTCACCATCAAGACCCTGACAGTGACAGCCGCATGGCCAGGTGCAACAGCGCACGAGATGCAGGATCTCGTCGCTGAGCCACTTGAGAAGCGTATCCAGGAACTGACGTATTACGACCGTGTCGAGACGACAACTCGACCAGGCTATGCCTTTTTGACCGTTACTTTAAAGGATAGTATGCCACCTAATGCCGTCGACGAAGAGTTTTATCAGGCTCGCAAAAAGCTTGGAGACGAGGCGCGAAAACTGCCTCAAGGTGTCTACGGACCTTTTGTCAATGACGAGTACTCCGATGTGAGCTTCGCTCTTTATGCGCTGAAGGCCAAGGGATTGCCTATGCGAGAGCTCGTGCGGCAAGCCGAATTGATCCGTCAGGATCTTCTCCATGTTCCGGGCATCAAGAAGATCAATATTCTCGGAGAGCGGCCCGAACAGATCTTTGTCGAATTTTCCTATTCCAAGCTGGCCACTCTTGGAATCTCGCCACAAGACATCTCTGCCGCTTTACAGAGACAAAACACGGTAACGCCTGCCGGCTCAATCGATACGAGAGGTCCGCAGGTCTTCATGCGTTTCGACGGTGCATATGTTGGTATCCAGGCAATCGCGGATACGCCCATTGTCGCAGCCGGGCGCACGTTGAAGCTCTCAGATTTCGCAGAAGTGCGGCGCGGCTATGAAGACCCGGCCACTTACATCATCCGTCATGAGGGTGAGCCGGCCATCATGCTTGGCGCAGTAATGCAGCAAGGTTGGAATGGTCTGGAGCTCGGCAAGGCGCTCGAGGAAAAATCTGCCGCGATCGCTCAAACCCTTCCGCTCGGCATTACGCTCGCTAAGGTCAGCGATCAAGCGGTGAACATCGAAGCTGCGGTCGGTGAGTTCATGATGAAATTCGCCATGGCACTCGGCGTAGTATTGCTTGTGAGCCTCATCAGTCTTGGCTGGCGTGTAGGAATTGTTGTTGCGCTTGCCGTTCCGCTCACGCTTGCCGTCGTCTTCCTCATAATGCTCGAAACCGGCAGGTTTTTCGATCGTATCACGCTCGGCGCGCTGATCTTGGCGCTCGGACTTCTTGTTGATGATGCCATCATTGCCATTGAGGTCATGGTAGTGAAAATGGAAGAGGGGATGGATCGAATAAAGGCGGCCGCGTATGCCTGGAGCCATACCGCAGCGCCGATGCTGTCCGGGACACTTGTGACGATCATCGGGCTGATGCCAGTTGGTTTTGCCCGATCGACCGCCGGCGAATATGCGGGGAACATCTTCTGGGTGGTGGGTTTTGCGCTCGTTGTTTCGTGGGTCGTCGCGGTGATCTTCACGCCGTACCTAGGCGTTAAAATGTTGCCAGAGATCAAGGCAGTGCAGGGTGGTCATCACGCCATCTATAATACTCCGAATTACCGTCGCCTGCGTTCGCTTATCGAGTTAGCAGTTCGCCATAAATTCATGACGTGCGGAGTGGTCGGCATCGCCATGGCCGTTTCTGTCGTGGGGATGGGAGCTCTGAAACAGCAATTCTTTCCGACGTCGGACCGCCCCGAGGTCCTGGTCGAGGTTCGCATGCCTGAAGGTACCAGCATCGAGGCGACGACCGGCGCGGTCGCAAAAGTTGAAAGTTGGCTGCAAAACCAGCCCGAGGCAAAAATCGTCACAAGCTACGTCGGTCAGGGCGCTCCTCGTTTCTTTTTTGCCATGGCACCGGAATTACCAGACCCCGCGTTCGCCAAGATCGTTGTACTCACTCCTGATTCTCCCGCGCGCGAGGCTTTGAAGCATCGCCTTCGGGCTGCCGTTTCGGACGGGCTAGTCCCCGAAGCCTCTGTCCGCATCACCCAGCTCGTGTTCGGCCCTTACACTCCGTTTCCGGTCGAGTTTCGCATCATGGGCCCCGACCCCGACCAACTGTACGACATCTCGGAAAAGGCCCTCGATATCATGAAAGGCGTGCCCGACGTTCGCCAAGCTAATCGAGATTGGGGCAATCGAACGCCTGTACTTCGCTTCGTTCCTGACCAGGATCGGCTTAATCTGATCGGCCTTTCTCCAGCGGAGGCAGCCCAGCAGATGCAATTGTTGTTGACGGGTATCCCGATTACGCAGGTGCGGGAAGACATCCGCAACGTGCCTGTCGTCGCACGTAGCGCCGGTGAGAACCGGCTCGACCCCTCAAGATTGGCCGATTTCTCGCTGACGAGCAGGGATGGCCGGCAGATCCCGCTTGATCAGATCGGCCATTCCGAGATCCAGTTTGAGGAACCGATCCTGAAACGCCGCGACCGGACGCCTGTCATCACAGTCCGTTCGGACATCAATGAAACGGCGCAACCTCCGGAAGTCTCCCAGCAGGTTCTGAAGGCGCTTCAGCCGCTCATTGCCTCGCTCCCCGTGGGCTATCGCATCGAGATGGGTGGCAATATCGAGGAATCGCTCAAGGCCAATCTCGCGCTGGTTCAGATATTTCCAGCGATGATTGCCGCCATGTTGATCGTTATTATCCTCCAGGTTCGTAGCCTGTCGACGATGACCATGGTCATGATGACAGCGCCGCTCGGTCTGGCCGGGGTGGTGCCGGTGCTCCTCCTCTTCAATCAGCCTTTTGGCTTCAACGCCATCCTCGGGTTGATCGGATTGGCAGGGATCCTGATGCGTAACACTTTGATTCTTACCGAACAGATCAAGGAGAACCGGGCGGCTGGTCTCGATGACTACCACGCCGTCATCGAGGCTACAGTGCAGCGGACTCGTCCCGTTATCTTGACTGCACTGGCGGCCGTTCTTGCTTTCATTCCACTGACCCATTCGGTTTTCTGGGGATCGATGGCATACACGCTGATCGGCGGTACGGCCGTCGGTACTGTAATGATCCTCCTCTTTCTTCCCGCACTTTACGCTACCTGGTTCCGCATCAACCCCGGGGAGAATGACGCCGATAGAAATTCGCTGAAGGAGGTGCATGTGCAAACAGCTATGGCCGCCGAGTAA
- a CDS encoding Lrp/AsnC family transcriptional regulator, with protein MLDDRDRKILNLLQENASFAVSDLADRVSLSISACSRRIQRLEDEGYIAKRVVLLDRAHAGLPTTMFVIVRTARHSAGWLEQFRAAIVDIPEIVEVHRMTGTIDYILKLVLPRVEAYDDIYKALVEKVEFFDISASVSMETLKATTAVPTHYAR; from the coding sequence ATGCTCGATGATCGTGATCGCAAGATTCTCAATTTGCTGCAGGAGAATGCGTCGTTTGCCGTCTCTGATCTGGCCGATCGGGTAAGCCTTTCGATCTCGGCTTGTTCGCGGCGGATTCAGCGCCTGGAGGACGAGGGTTATATCGCCAAGCGGGTCGTGCTTCTGGATCGTGCACATGCCGGCCTGCCGACGACGATGTTCGTGATCGTGCGTACAGCCCGCCATTCTGCCGGTTGGCTCGAACAGTTTCGCGCGGCGATCGTCGACATTCCCGAAATTGTCGAAGTGCATCGCATGACCGGGACGATCGATTATATCCTGAAGTTGGTGCTTCCGCGCGTCGAAGCCTATGACGACATCTATAAGGCGCTTGTGGAGAAGGTCGAGTTCTTCGATATATCCGCCTCTGTTTCGATGGAAACATTGAAAGCGACTACAGCGGTGCCAACGCACTATGCCCGCTAG
- a CDS encoding GNAT family N-acetyltransferase translates to MISLRPMRADEYAAYLDYFIPDYATEITANYQLSPVESRLQALREIDEDLPQGVATPGQVLLCIIDSISGEDSIIGYLWYRPDIPARSIHISDFHIFAVHQGKGYGKEALAALELELSKTGITQIKLRVAEDNKRAKHLYDVSGFRVTGVNMSKAIG, encoded by the coding sequence ATGATTTCGCTAAGACCGATGCGTGCCGATGAATACGCGGCTTATCTGGACTATTTCATTCCTGACTACGCGACGGAAATAACAGCCAATTACCAACTTTCACCTGTCGAATCTCGTTTGCAGGCCTTGCGGGAGATTGATGAAGATCTGCCACAAGGCGTGGCAACACCGGGCCAGGTGCTGCTGTGTATAATCGACAGTATTTCAGGTGAGGACAGTATAATCGGTTATCTCTGGTACCGGCCGGATATCCCGGCACGCTCGATCCACATAAGCGATTTCCATATTTTTGCCGTGCATCAGGGAAAAGGCTACGGCAAGGAAGCCTTGGCCGCTCTGGAGTTGGAACTGTCCAAAACGGGGATCACGCAAATCAAGTTGCGCGTGGCTGAAGACAACAAACGGGCGAAACATCTTTATGATGTTTCTGGATTTCGCGTGACAGGCGTCAATATGAGCAAAGCGATCGGATAA
- a CDS encoding nuclear transport factor 2 family protein produces the protein MPEQRPPLPPFTHETAAQKVRGAEDGWNSRNPERVSLAYTIDSYWRNRAEFVEGREAIVAFLTRKWNRELDYRLIKELWAFTGNRIAVRFAYEYHDDSGNWFRAYGNENWEFAENGLMQKRFACINDLPIKESERKFHWDRSGPRPADHPGLSDLGL, from the coding sequence ATGCCGGAACAGCGCCCGCCCCTACCTCCATTTACTCACGAAACCGCGGCGCAAAAAGTTCGTGGCGCGGAGGACGGTTGGAACAGCCGCAACCCCGAGCGGGTATCGCTGGCATATACGATCGACAGCTATTGGCGCAATCGTGCAGAGTTTGTGGAGGGGCGCGAGGCAATCGTGGCTTTCCTCACGCGCAAGTGGAACCGTGAACTCGATTATCGGCTCATCAAGGAGCTTTGGGCATTCACCGGCAATCGCATCGCCGTTCGTTTCGCCTACGAATACCACGATGATTCTGGCAATTGGTTTCGCGCCTATGGCAATGAAAACTGGGAATTCGCCGAAAACGGCCTGATGCAAAAGCGGTTTGCTTGCATCAACGACCTTCCGATCAAGGAATCCGAACGCAAGTTTCACTGGGATCGTTCCGGACCACGTCCAGCCGATCATCCCGGCCTGTCAGACTTGGGACTATAA